The following coding sequences are from one Osmia bicornis bicornis chromosome 2, iOsmBic2.1, whole genome shotgun sequence window:
- the LOC114877182 gene encoding LOW QUALITY PROTEIN: CD109 antigen (The sequence of the model RefSeq protein was modified relative to this genomic sequence to represent the inferred CDS: inserted 7 bases in 6 codons; deleted 6 bases in 6 codons; substituted 1 base at 1 genomic stop codon) encodes MIFEESELDTPPRTINTAGLVKCGCGIWILVLTFACGNSQLSQESTESTRLPWNRFDDRDPSVYGTRNTDRLGDXVLIKEATYFVVASKMVRPGQIYRVAXNVLYSPIPMTIRASIQRDGVEIASDYQEVKEDIPQTLMMKMPPTSVGGEYKLRVEGTYNSLTGGQAFLKRNKTYISQRSMSIFIQLDKPVYMQKELXDLGTIPINTELKAFNNPIDVYMLDPYRRIMRRWLSRQSNLGTVSLSYQLSDQPVFGEWIIQXIAQGQVEEKTFLVEEYYQTRFEVNVTMPAFFFDNDPYIYGTVQANYTSGAPVRGNLTLKATFKSLDRRSPDVAPESIERYFYFDEYYPSWLKYXSYFDNKVPVLRFFNGTYHFKYPMSELLTFVPAASGAEIHCYRYRWRKILEEIISGYSTARIFNSTTKIRFLGGTPQVFKPAMPFSVNLVASFHDNSVLRPSQLKGSVMEIRADIETRTGGRRNLETQYLKPTPDNAGXWSTRIDLRKQLGLDHSSDHAQQILNDISSMRVYAYLTDGEGFRTQTELLLLAHESPNQQQIKISTSTEKPKVGEYMIFHVQTNFYIDTFSYIIMAKGIILLTGQDSMQHNVKTIAVPLSAEMAPVATIVVYHIGQYSNVIADSLTFSVNGISRNNFTVYINNKKARTGENVEVAIYGEPGAYVALSGIDRAFYTMQAGNELTYANVITKMAHFDEETNGTQSHTWLYHDGDPDELVYFPSSTFGIDVNRTFEYIGLVVFTDAFVHRRPDNCNATLGLGECLSGKCYRLDKKCDGTFDCEDGTDEAGCEHRNLTDVATFRKWRFNRVQRLYENVWLWKDINIGPHGRYIFNIDVPRRPVQWMITAFSMSPSMGFGMLPKAIEYMGILPFYINVEMPTHSRQGEQIGIRLSVFNYLRYNIEAVVVLAGSNDYKFVHVEDNGIVQSYKPRTSFGDHQFFIWIPAQDAAIVYLPIVPVRLGDIKVHIYATTVIGRDSVTRNLHVEADGLPQHRHQSILLDLSNRAYVFQYMHVNITETPIIPYDENRYYVFGSNKAVISLVGDVVGPIFPTMPVNATSLMDLPMDCAEQNMFSFAVNLYTTMYMRLINQRNRTQEKESFYYMNIGYQRQLSFMNPDGSFSFFRSDWNQSAPSVWLTAYCARVLQEARFYEWENYLYIDPEVIANAVSWLLRHQTAEGSFSEVSWLPDRKMNSSLNYDYDIITHRNISLTAHVLITLQSVKDLPEGLGTQVAVSAANAVKWLERNLKLLEDRGKPYDIAIVSYALLLAKASTAGQAFNILSKHARREGGLTYWGREQVPLPPYKLENQKPFLLPRLPYKYDSENIETTAYALLVHVARQEIIIEPIVKWLNSQRLTDGGWASTQDTAWAMKALMDYTVRTRIRDVSSLAVTVEATSLPGQTKXIICHDNNLARLQTIEIPEAWGTVKVQAKGAGYAILQMSVQYNVDIAKFQTQPPVKAFDLVTRANFHGRNQSHISYLSCQRWTNTNESARSGMAVLDVAIPTGYIIQQQTLDRYILSKQVRNLHRARFQEKKVLFYFDYLDEEETCVNFTIERWFPVANMSRYHPIRVYDYYAPERFNETIFDALPTYTLNICEVCGSSQCPYCPIYNAATLLSTPTGILLIVSLLIVATRYFRMQEFIIRI; translated from the exons ATGATCTTCGAAGAAAGCGAACTGGACACCCCTCCAAGAACGATCAACACCGCTGGTCTCGT AAAATGTGGATGTGGAATATGGATTTTGGTCTTAACCTTCGCTTGCGGGAACAGTCAGCTCTCCCAAGAGTCGACGGAATCGACGCGGCTTCCTTGGAATCGATTCGATGACAGAGATCCATCTGTATATGGAACACGAAATACTGACAGGCTAGGTG AAGTTCTAATAAAAGAGGC CACATACTTTGTTGTTGCCTCTAAAATGGTTAGACCAGGACAAATCTATCGGGTAG GTAATGTCTTGTATAGTCCAATACCAATGACGATACGTGCATCTATTCAAAGAGATGGTGTGGAAATTGCTTCAGATTATCAGGAAGTAAAGGAAGATATACCGCAAACCCTGATGATGAAAATGCCTCCTACTTCTGTTGGTGGAGAATATAAATTGAGAGTAGAAGGGACATACAATAGTTTGACCGGTGGTCAAGCATTTTTAAAACGAAACAAAACTTATATTTCTCAGAGATCTATGAGTATTTTCATTCAGCTGGACAAGCCTGTATATATGCAAAAGGAACTATAAGATTTAGGGACTATACCTATAAACACTGAACTTAAAGCATTCAATAATCCTATCGATGTGTACATGCTAGATCCGTACAGAAGAATAATGAGAAGATGGTTAAGTAGACAGAGCAATTTAGGAACTGTATCTTTGTCCTATCAGCTCTCCGATCAGCCTGTTTTTGGAGAATGGATTATAC GTATAGCACAAGGCCAAGTAGAGGAGAAAAcgttcctagtagaggaataTTATCAAACGCGTTTCGAAGTTAATGTCACCATGCCAGCATTTTTCTTTGATAACGACCCGTACATATACGGAACGGTTCAAGCAAATTACACGAGCGGTGCACCAGTTAGAGGA AATTTAACCCTTAAAGCTACCTTTAAATCTCTTGACAGAAGGTCGCCGGATGTTGCTCCTGAATCTATTGAAAGATATTTCTACTTTGACGAATATTATCCTTCCTGGTTAAAAT CCTCATATTTCGACAATAAGGTTCCCGTGCTAAGATTTTTTAACGGAACCTATCATTTCAAGTATCCAATGTCAGAGTTACTGACCTTTGTACCTGCTGCAAGCGGAGCAGAGATTCACTGTTACCGCTACCGTTGGCGAAAGAttttagaagaaataatatCAGGGTATTCCACGGctcgaatttttaattctacCACGAAAATACGATTCTTAGGCGGA ACGCCGCAAGTATTTAAGCCAGCAATGCCATTCTCTGTAAATTTAGTGGCATCGTTCCATGATAATTCGGTACTAAGACCGTCGCAGTTAAAAGGATCCGTAATGGAAATTCGTGCCGACATTGAAACGAGAACAGGTGGTCGCAGAAATTTAGAAACTCAGTATCTAAAGCCTACACCAGATAATGCAG ATTGGTCAACAAGGATAGATCTAAGGAAACAACTTGGGCTTGATCACAGCTCGGATCATGCTCAACAAATTCTTAATGATATTTCTTCTATGAGAGTTTATGCATATCTCACTGATGGAGAAGGGTTTAGAACACAaactgaattattattattggcACATGAATCTCCAAATCAGCAacagataaaaatttcaacttctACCGAGAAACCTAAAGTTGGGGAATACATGATATTTCACGTCCAAACAAATTTCTATATTGATACATTTAGTTATATTATTATGGCAAAAGGTATTATACTTCTGACTGGACAGGATAGCATGCAACACAATGTGAAAACAATTGCTGTCCCTCTCAGTGCGGAAATGGCTCCAGTTGCAACTATAGTTGTATATCACATTGGACAGTATAGTAACGTTATAGCAGACTCCTTAACTTTTTCTGTAAACGGTATTTCACGGAATAATTTTACCGTGTacattaacaataaaaaagcTAGGACAGGTGAAAATGTTGAAGTAGCTATTTATGGTGAACCTGGAGCTTACGTTGCTCTCTCAGGTATAGATAGAGCTTTCTACACGATGCAAGCTGGAAACGAGTTAACATACGCCAATGTAATAACAAAAATGGCACATTTTGACGAGGAAACAAATGGTACTCAATCTCATACTTGGTTGTACCACGACGGGGATCCAGACGAACTTGTTTACTTCCCATCTTCAACGTTTGGTATTGATGTTAACAGAACATTTGAGTATATTGGATTGGTAGTTTTTACAGATGCTTTCGTTCACCGAAGACCAGACAATTGCAATGCAACTCTAGGACTCGGGGAATGTCTGTCTGGAAAATGTTATAGATTAGATAAAAAATGTGATGGAACATTTGATTGCGAAGATGGAACCGACGAGGCAGGCTGTGAACATAGAAATCTTACGGATGTAGCTACTTTTAGAAAATGGCGATTTAACAGAGTACAAAGATTATATGAAAATGTCTGGTTATGGAAGGACATTAATATTGGTCCCCATGGTAGATATATCTTTAATATAGACGTACCACGAAGACCAGTTCAATGGATGATCACAGCATTCAGTATGTCACCGAGTATGGGTTTTGGTATGTTACCAAAGGCTATTGAATACATGGGAATCTTGCCATTTTATATTAACGTAGAGATGCCTACTCACAGTAGACAAGGAGAGCAGATTGGTATTCGTCTTTCTGTTTTCAATTACCTCCGCTACAACATAGAAGCTGTAGTAGTTTTGGCTGGTTCAAATGATTACAAATTTGTCCATGTAGAGGATAATGGTATTGTACAGTCGTACAAACCTCGTACATCTTTTGGCGACCATCAGTTCTTCATTTGGATTCCCGCACAGGATGCTGCTATCGTATATTTGCCTATTGTACCTGTACGACTTGGAGATATCAAAGTACACATTTATGCTACAACTGTAATCGGAAGAGATTCAGTTACACGGAATCTCCACGTGGAAGCTGATGGTCTTCCACAGCATCGACATCAATCTATTCTACTTGATCTCAGCAACCGAGCTTATGTGTTCCAATACATGCATGTTAACATAACAGAAACTCCGATTATACCTTACGACGAAAACCGTTACTATGTATTCGGCTCTAACAAGGCAGTCATAAGTTTAGTCGGAGACGTTGTTGGGCCAATTTTCCCAACGATGCCTGTTAATGCCACGAGTCTCATGGATCTTCCTATGGATTGTGCTGAACAAAATATGTTCAGTTTCGCTGTTAATTTGTACACGACAATGTATATGCGTTTAATTAATCAACGCAATAGAAcgcaagaaaaagaaagcttTTATTACATGAACATTGGCTATCAAAGGCAGCTCTCGTTCATGAATCCTGATGGATCGTTCAGTTTT TTCCGCAGCGACTGGAATCAGTCTGCACCGAGCGTTTGGTTAACGGCGTATTGTGCGCGTGTCTTACAGGAAGCACGTTTTTATGAATGGGAA AATTATCTTTACATCGATCCCGAAGTAATAGCTAATGCTGTATCTTGGCTATTGAGGCATCAAACGGCTGAGGGATCGTTTTCTGAAGTTAGCTGGCTACCGGACCGCAAAATGAACAGCAGTTTAAATTATGATTACGATATAATAACGCATAGAAATATTAGTCTCACAGCTCATGTTCTTATTACGCTACAAAGTGTAAAAGATTTGCCTGAAGGATTGGGAACTCAGGTTGCTGTGAGTGCTGCGAACGCAGTCAAATGGCTggaaagaaatttgaaactaTTGGAGGACCGCGGAAAACCCTATGACATAGCAATAGTATCGTATGCTCTTTTGTTAGCAAAAGCTTCTACTGCAGGGCAagcttttaatattttatcgaaACATGCACGTAGAGAGGGAGGTTTAACTTACTGGGGCAGAGAACAAGTACCTCTTCCTCCTTATAAACTGGAAAATCAAAAGCCATTCCTCCTTCCACGTTTACCATATAAATACGATTCTGAAAACATTGAAACTACTGCATACGCTCTTCTGGTGCATGTTGCACGgcaagaaataattattgaacCTATTGTAAAATGGTTGAATTCTCAACGATTAACAGATGGTGGCTGGGCTTCTACCCAGGATACTGCATGGGCAATGAAAGCTTTAATGGATTACACAGTTAGAACCAGAATTAGAGATGTTAGTTCATTGGCCGTTACTGTGGAAGCTACATCTCTTCCAGGACAAACTAA CATTATTTGTCATGATAATAATCTAGCAAGGCTTCAGACTATCGAG ATACCAGAAGCATGGGGAACGGTG AAAGTACAAGCTAAAGGTGCTGGGTACGCAATTCTACAAATGTCAGTACAGTACAATGTAGATATTGCTAAATTCCAAACTCAACCACCAGTCAAAGCGTTTGATTTGGTTACCAGAGCAAATTTCCATGGCAGAAATCAGTCACATATATCATACCTCAGTTGTCAGAGGT GGACAAATACGAATGAATCAGCACGCTCTGGAATGGCGGTATTAGATGTAGCCATACCAACTGGTTACATAATTCAGCAACAAACCTTAGATAGATACATTTTATCAAAACAAGTAAGAAATCTTCACAGAGCACGATTCCAGGAGAAAAAGGTTCTCTTTTACTTTGATTACCtggacgaagaagaaacgtgCGTAAATTTCACCATTGAAAGATGGTTCCCGGTTGCAAACATGTCTCGATATCATCCTATAAGAGTTTATGATTATTATGCACCAG AACGTTTCAATGAAACTATATTTGATGCTCTGCCAACATATACG TTGAATATTTGTGAGGTTTGTGGTAGTTCCCAGTGTCCATATTGTCCAATTTATAATGCCGCCACATTGTTGTCCACGCCTACAGGTATTCTGCTAATAGTATCTCTTTTAATTGTTGCAACGAGGTACTTTCGAATGCAGGAATTTATTATAAGAATTTag